A section of the Rhipicephalus sanguineus isolate Rsan-2018 chromosome 11, BIME_Rsan_1.4, whole genome shotgun sequence genome encodes:
- the LOC119375627 gene encoding uncharacterized protein LOC119375627 produces MAQQPLISVFLLVQCISVVFSDYYGTTVADYQYEDFAFDQFMNTTEAIWVVNTTQQKSPLCIKDVNSNMTTNNETFFTRSYKNNSQYTEKQLKGEFGYHDQDAAKLFDKMTVYEVNDTEEIDEEILEYLSDGKNCAVVTVLDHSNIELGTQVWRDLRVKDTYVTNRTSPDYKNCSERFNEIVKLTKKNWTLPYTSECQNAQSGTDKTT; encoded by the exons ATGGCACAGCAGCCTCTCATTTCTGTTTTCCTGCTTGTACAATGTATTTCTGTGGTATTCTCTGATTACTACGGTACCACTGTAGCGGATTACCAGTATGAGGATTTTGCATTCGACCAG TTCATGAACACAACCGAAGCGATATGGGTGGTTAACACAACGCAACAAAAATCTCCCTTGTGCATAAAAGATGTGAACAGTAATATGACGACAAATAATGAGACATTCTTTACAAGGTCTTACAAGAACAATAGCCAATA TACAGAAAAGCAGCTGAAAGGAGAGTTTGGTTACCATGACCAAGATGCTGCCAAATTATTTGACAAGATGACTGTTTATGAAG tgAACGATACTGAGGAAATAGACGAGGAGATATTAGAATACCTAAGCGATGGCAAGAATTGTGCCGTGGTTACAGTATTGGATCACAGTAACATTG AATTAGGTACGCAAGTCTGGCGTGATCTCCGGGTAAAAGATACATATGTCACCAATAGAACCAGCCCTGACTACAAAAACTGTTCGGAACGTTTCAACGAGATTGTAAAACTGACGAAGAAGAACTGGACATTACCTTACACTTCCGAATGCCAGAACGCGCAGAGTGGAACTGACAAGACCACGTAG